The Cyclopterus lumpus isolate fCycLum1 chromosome 12, fCycLum1.pri, whole genome shotgun sequence genome window below encodes:
- the naif1 gene encoding nuclear apoptosis-inducing factor 1, whose protein sequence is MASIAKKRKMNFSEREVEIIVEEIEKQKHTLVNHFNAGVTHMAKNNAWVDILRKVNAVTTCPRELPEVKKKWSDMKTEVRRKVAQARAAIEGTSSDCTPVPVILTAMQQRICNLLGEATIISLPAGDSDAELSLPGAATTATSVTLADTLPAGSGTVCEEAKTTNAETTYHTLEDGGVVEYCTTTVSDSTPTVVAAVEATAEMLASSSASPPPPQGQAKPQELKSRIALNSARLLQEQRVTNVHIRQIAQHLEGQNELLHMMRRSQEAQAFAQERQAQALEGTQAALLALVQMLRPALKDLRKFLQSGNEVANPSSSAAAGGAAADGAGTEEQSRPKTPV, encoded by the exons ATGGCATCGATTgcgaaaaagagaaaaatgaatTTCTCGGAGAGAGAGGTGGAAATTATTGTAGAAGAaatagagaaacaaaaacacacactggttaACCACTTCAATGCTGGAGTCACGCACATGGCCAAGAATAACGCGTGGGTGGACATCCTGAGAAAGGTCAACGCGGTCACCACCTGTCCGCGAGAGCTGCCCGAGGTCAAGAAGAAGTGGTCCGACATGAAGACGGAGGTCCGGCGGAAGGTGGCCCAGGCGCGGGCTGCGATCGAGGGGACGTCCAGCGACTGCACCCCGGTCCCCGTCATCCTCACCGCCATGCAGCAGAGGATCTGTAACCTGCTGGGGGAGGCCACCATCATCAGCCTCCCCGCCGGGGACTCGGATGCTGAGCTCAGCCTCCCCGGAGCCGCGACCACCGCCACCAGCGTCACACTGGCGGACA CTCTGCCAGCTGGCTCGGGAACAGTCTGTGAGGAAGCAAAGACAACGAATG CCGAAACAACTTACCACACCCTGGAGGATGGAGGTGTGGTGGAGTACTGCACCACCACTGTAAGCGACTCCACTCCCACTGTGGTGGCGGCCGTTGAGGCTACAGCGGAGATGTTGGCCTCATCCTCAGCttccccgcctcctcctcaggGCCAGGCCAAACCTCAGGAGCTGAAGAGCCGCATTGCCCTCAACTCCGCCCGCCTGCTGCAGGAGCAGAGAGTCACCAACGTTCACATCCGACAGATCGCCCAGCACCTGGAGGGCCAGAACGAGCTGCTGCACATGATGCGGCGCTCCCAAGAGGCTCAGGCCTTCGCCCAAGAAAGACAGGCCCAGGCCCTGGAAGGTACCCAGGCTGCCCTGCTAGCACTAGTTCAGATGCTCCGGCCCGCGCTCAAAGACCTGCGCAAGTTCCTACAGAGTGGGAATGAGGTGGCAAACCCCAGCAGCtcggcagcagcaggaggagcagcagctgacGGGGCtggaacggaggagcagagcaggcccaaaacacctgtgtga
- the slc25a25b gene encoding calcium-binding mitochondrial carrier protein SCaMC-2-B isoform X4: MTPPPDQKIVKAGDKDLDGQLDFKEFVHYLRDHEKKLRLVFKSLDKKNDGRIDSQEIMQSLRDLGVNISEEQAEKILKSMDKNGTMTIDWNEWRDYHLLHPAGNIPEIILYWKHSTIFDVGESLLVPDEFTAEEKITGMWWRHLVAGGGAGAVSRTCTAPLDRLKVLMQVHSSKSNSMRITGGFVQMIREGGVRSLWRGNGINVIKIAPESAIKFMAYEQMKRLIGSNQETLRFTERLVAGSLAGLTAQSSIYPMEVLKTRLALRKTGQYSGIVHCAKHIFQKEGVAAFYKGYVPNMLGIIPYAGIDLAVYETLKNSWLQRYATDSADPGVFVLLACGTTSSTCGQLASYPLALVRTRMQAQATLEGGPQMNMTALFRHIIRTEGPKGLYRGLAPNFMKVIPSVSISYVVYESLKIRLGVQSK; encoded by the exons ATGACACCACCTCCAGATCAG aAAATAGTGAAAGCAGGAGATAAAGACCTGGACGGACAGTTAGACTTCAAGGAGTTTGTTCATTATCTCAGAGACCACGAGAAGAAACTGCGGCTGGTCTTCAAGAGCCTGGACAAGAAGAACGATG GGCGTATCGACTCGCAAGAAATCATGCAGTCTCTGCGTGACCTTGGAGTGAACATCTCTGAGGAGCAGGCTGAGAAGATCCTCAAGAG TATGGATAAGAATGGCACAATGACGATTGACTGGAATGAGTGGCGGGATTACCACCTCCTGCATCCAGCAGGCAACATTCCTGAGATCATCCTCTACTGGAAGCACTCCacg ATCTTTGATGTCGGGGAGAGTTTGTTGGTGCCTGATGAGTTCACAGCAGAAGAGAAGATAACAGGAATGTGGTGGCGACATCTAGTGGCTGGAGGGGGAGCTGGTGCTGTGTCTCGAACCTGCACTGCACCACTGGACAGGCTCAAAGTCCTCATGCAG GTTCACTCCTCCAAGAGCAACAGCATGCGCATCACTGGAGGCTTTGTCCAGATGATCCGAGAGGGCGGTGTGAGGTCACTGTGGCGAGGCAACGGCATCAATGTCATCAAAATTGCCCCCGAGTCTGCTATTAAGTTCATGGCCTATGAACAG ATGAAACGGTTAATTGGAAGTAACCAGGAGACGTTGCGCTTTACAGAGAGGCTGGTGGCCGGCTCTCTGGCTGGACTCACCGCTCAGAGCAGCATCTACCCCATGGAG gtCCTGAAGACCCGGTTGGCCCTGAGGAAGACGGGCCAGTACTCGGGCATCGTGCATTGTGCCAAACATATCTTTCAGAAGGAGGGAGTGGCTGCTTTCTACAAGGGTTATGTCCCCAACATGCTGGGCATCATCCCCTACGCTGGCATCGACCTGGCGGTCTATgag ACCCTGAAGAACTCGTGGCTGCAGCGCTACGCCACAGACAGTGCTGATCCAGGAGTGTTTGTGCTGCTGGCTTGTGGCACCACGTCCAGCACATGTGGCCAGCTGGCCAGCTACCCGCTGGCCCTGGTCCGGACCCGGATGCAGGCACAAG CTACCCTGGAGGGGGGCCCTCAGATGAACATGACCGCCCTGTTCAGACACATCATTAGGACCGAGGGGCCCAAGGGACTCTACCGAGGCCTGGCCCCCAACTTCATGAAGGTCATTCCATCCGTCAGCATCAGTTATGTGGTGTACGAGTCCCTCAAGATCAGGCTGGGGGTCCAGTCCAAGTGA
- the slc25a25b gene encoding calcium-binding mitochondrial carrier protein SCaMC-2-B isoform X3, whose translation MMKTFLCQSLFSRTQCKPAQTPLPGEKETEAPGNYREPQAGLQENTAHYPDSRNISTSVTPKKTTVFIVMTPPPDQKIVKAGDKDLDGQLDFKEFVHYLRDHEKKLRLVFKSLDKKNDGRIDSQEIMQSLRDLGVNISEEQAEKILKSMDKNGTMTIDWNEWRDYHLLHPAGNIPEIILYWKHSTIFDVGESLLVPDEFTAEEKITGMWWRHLVAGGGAGAVSRTCTAPLDRLKVLMQVHSSKSNSMRITGGFVQMIREGGVRSLWRGNGINVIKIAPESAIKFMAYEQMKRLIGSNQETLRFTERLVAGSLAGLTAQSSIYPMEVLKTRLALRKTGQYSGIVHCAKHIFQKEGVAAFYKGYVPNMLGIIPYAGIDLAVYETLKNSWLQRYATDSADPGVFVLLACGTTSSTCGQLASYPLALVRTRMQAQATLEGGPQMNMTALFRHIIRTEGPKGLYRGLAPNFMKVIPSVSISYVVYESLKIRLGVQSK comes from the exons ATGATGAAGACTTTCCTGTGCCAGAGTCTTTTTAGCAGAACGCAGTGTAAGCCTGCCCAAACTCCGTTGCCAGGGGAAAAAGAGACGGAGGCTCCTGGGAACTACAGAGAGCCGCAAGCTGGTCTCCAGGAAAACACTGCACACTACCCTGACAGTAGAAATATCAGCACAAGTGTTACTCCGAAGAAGACCACAGTCTTCATTGTGATGACACCACCTCCAGATCAG aAAATAGTGAAAGCAGGAGATAAAGACCTGGACGGACAGTTAGACTTCAAGGAGTTTGTTCATTATCTCAGAGACCACGAGAAGAAACTGCGGCTGGTCTTCAAGAGCCTGGACAAGAAGAACGATG GGCGTATCGACTCGCAAGAAATCATGCAGTCTCTGCGTGACCTTGGAGTGAACATCTCTGAGGAGCAGGCTGAGAAGATCCTCAAGAG TATGGATAAGAATGGCACAATGACGATTGACTGGAATGAGTGGCGGGATTACCACCTCCTGCATCCAGCAGGCAACATTCCTGAGATCATCCTCTACTGGAAGCACTCCacg ATCTTTGATGTCGGGGAGAGTTTGTTGGTGCCTGATGAGTTCACAGCAGAAGAGAAGATAACAGGAATGTGGTGGCGACATCTAGTGGCTGGAGGGGGAGCTGGTGCTGTGTCTCGAACCTGCACTGCACCACTGGACAGGCTCAAAGTCCTCATGCAG GTTCACTCCTCCAAGAGCAACAGCATGCGCATCACTGGAGGCTTTGTCCAGATGATCCGAGAGGGCGGTGTGAGGTCACTGTGGCGAGGCAACGGCATCAATGTCATCAAAATTGCCCCCGAGTCTGCTATTAAGTTCATGGCCTATGAACAG ATGAAACGGTTAATTGGAAGTAACCAGGAGACGTTGCGCTTTACAGAGAGGCTGGTGGCCGGCTCTCTGGCTGGACTCACCGCTCAGAGCAGCATCTACCCCATGGAG gtCCTGAAGACCCGGTTGGCCCTGAGGAAGACGGGCCAGTACTCGGGCATCGTGCATTGTGCCAAACATATCTTTCAGAAGGAGGGAGTGGCTGCTTTCTACAAGGGTTATGTCCCCAACATGCTGGGCATCATCCCCTACGCTGGCATCGACCTGGCGGTCTATgag ACCCTGAAGAACTCGTGGCTGCAGCGCTACGCCACAGACAGTGCTGATCCAGGAGTGTTTGTGCTGCTGGCTTGTGGCACCACGTCCAGCACATGTGGCCAGCTGGCCAGCTACCCGCTGGCCCTGGTCCGGACCCGGATGCAGGCACAAG CTACCCTGGAGGGGGGCCCTCAGATGAACATGACCGCCCTGTTCAGACACATCATTAGGACCGAGGGGCCCAAGGGACTCTACCGAGGCCTGGCCCCCAACTTCATGAAGGTCATTCCATCCGTCAGCATCAGTTATGTGGTGTACGAGTCCCTCAAGATCAGGCTGGGGGTCCAGTCCAAGTGA
- the slc25a25b gene encoding calcium-binding mitochondrial carrier protein SCaMC-2-B isoform X2, with amino-acid sequence MPPLLSDVICHCQSDETHRGIDPGGGGGHVGEPSSAPPSKPVAHADPSQSAHPCDTCGGPEQEHRLKVLFQVLDVNGDGGICVNDLTIGLKKLGVHRTEHELMKIVKAGDKDLDGQLDFKEFVHYLRDHEKKLRLVFKSLDKKNDGRIDSQEIMQSLRDLGVNISEEQAEKILKSMDKNGTMTIDWNEWRDYHLLHPAGNIPEIILYWKHSTIFDVGESLLVPDEFTAEEKITGMWWRHLVAGGGAGAVSRTCTAPLDRLKVLMQVHSSKSNSMRITGGFVQMIREGGVRSLWRGNGINVIKIAPESAIKFMAYEQMKRLIGSNQETLRFTERLVAGSLAGLTAQSSIYPMEVLKTRLALRKTGQYSGIVHCAKHIFQKEGVAAFYKGYVPNMLGIIPYAGIDLAVYETLKNSWLQRYATDSADPGVFVLLACGTTSSTCGQLASYPLALVRTRMQAQATLEGGPQMNMTALFRHIIRTEGPKGLYRGLAPNFMKVIPSVSISYVVYESLKIRLGVQSK; translated from the exons ATGCCTCCTTTGCTCAGCGATGTCATCTGCCACTGCCAATCCGACGAGACCCACCGAGGGATCGACCCGGGCGGTGGAGGCGGGCACGTCGGAGAACCCTCCTCAGCTCCCCCATCTAAACCAGTCGCCCACGCGGACCCCAGTCAGTCAGCGCATCCGTGTGACACATGTGGAGGGCCCGAGCAGGAGCACAGACTCAAAGTGTTGTTTCAAGTCCTGGATGTTAACGGGGATGGAGGCATTTGTGTCAACGACCTGACAATTGGGCTGAAGAAACTAGGAGTGCATCGCACTGAACATGAGCTCATG aAAATAGTGAAAGCAGGAGATAAAGACCTGGACGGACAGTTAGACTTCAAGGAGTTTGTTCATTATCTCAGAGACCACGAGAAGAAACTGCGGCTGGTCTTCAAGAGCCTGGACAAGAAGAACGATG GGCGTATCGACTCGCAAGAAATCATGCAGTCTCTGCGTGACCTTGGAGTGAACATCTCTGAGGAGCAGGCTGAGAAGATCCTCAAGAG TATGGATAAGAATGGCACAATGACGATTGACTGGAATGAGTGGCGGGATTACCACCTCCTGCATCCAGCAGGCAACATTCCTGAGATCATCCTCTACTGGAAGCACTCCacg ATCTTTGATGTCGGGGAGAGTTTGTTGGTGCCTGATGAGTTCACAGCAGAAGAGAAGATAACAGGAATGTGGTGGCGACATCTAGTGGCTGGAGGGGGAGCTGGTGCTGTGTCTCGAACCTGCACTGCACCACTGGACAGGCTCAAAGTCCTCATGCAG GTTCACTCCTCCAAGAGCAACAGCATGCGCATCACTGGAGGCTTTGTCCAGATGATCCGAGAGGGCGGTGTGAGGTCACTGTGGCGAGGCAACGGCATCAATGTCATCAAAATTGCCCCCGAGTCTGCTATTAAGTTCATGGCCTATGAACAG ATGAAACGGTTAATTGGAAGTAACCAGGAGACGTTGCGCTTTACAGAGAGGCTGGTGGCCGGCTCTCTGGCTGGACTCACCGCTCAGAGCAGCATCTACCCCATGGAG gtCCTGAAGACCCGGTTGGCCCTGAGGAAGACGGGCCAGTACTCGGGCATCGTGCATTGTGCCAAACATATCTTTCAGAAGGAGGGAGTGGCTGCTTTCTACAAGGGTTATGTCCCCAACATGCTGGGCATCATCCCCTACGCTGGCATCGACCTGGCGGTCTATgag ACCCTGAAGAACTCGTGGCTGCAGCGCTACGCCACAGACAGTGCTGATCCAGGAGTGTTTGTGCTGCTGGCTTGTGGCACCACGTCCAGCACATGTGGCCAGCTGGCCAGCTACCCGCTGGCCCTGGTCCGGACCCGGATGCAGGCACAAG CTACCCTGGAGGGGGGCCCTCAGATGAACATGACCGCCCTGTTCAGACACATCATTAGGACCGAGGGGCCCAAGGGACTCTACCGAGGCCTGGCCCCCAACTTCATGAAGGTCATTCCATCCGTCAGCATCAGTTATGTGGTGTACGAGTCCCTCAAGATCAGGCTGGGGGTCCAGTCCAAGTGA
- the slc25a25b gene encoding calcium-binding mitochondrial carrier protein SCaMC-2-B isoform X1, which yields MPPLLSDVICHCQSDETHRGIDPGGGGGHVGEPSSAPPSKPVAHADPSQSAHPCDTCGGPEQEHRLKVLFQVLDVNGDGGICVNDLTIGLKKLGVHRTEHELMSLFSRTQCKPAQTPLPGEKETEAPGNYREPQAGLQENTAHYPDSRNISTSVTPKKTTVFIVMTPPPDQKIVKAGDKDLDGQLDFKEFVHYLRDHEKKLRLVFKSLDKKNDGRIDSQEIMQSLRDLGVNISEEQAEKILKSMDKNGTMTIDWNEWRDYHLLHPAGNIPEIILYWKHSTIFDVGESLLVPDEFTAEEKITGMWWRHLVAGGGAGAVSRTCTAPLDRLKVLMQVHSSKSNSMRITGGFVQMIREGGVRSLWRGNGINVIKIAPESAIKFMAYEQMKRLIGSNQETLRFTERLVAGSLAGLTAQSSIYPMEVLKTRLALRKTGQYSGIVHCAKHIFQKEGVAAFYKGYVPNMLGIIPYAGIDLAVYETLKNSWLQRYATDSADPGVFVLLACGTTSSTCGQLASYPLALVRTRMQAQATLEGGPQMNMTALFRHIIRTEGPKGLYRGLAPNFMKVIPSVSISYVVYESLKIRLGVQSK from the exons ATGCCTCCTTTGCTCAGCGATGTCATCTGCCACTGCCAATCCGACGAGACCCACCGAGGGATCGACCCGGGCGGTGGAGGCGGGCACGTCGGAGAACCCTCCTCAGCTCCCCCATCTAAACCAGTCGCCCACGCGGACCCCAGTCAGTCAGCGCATCCGTGTGACACATGTGGAGGGCCCGAGCAGGAGCACAGACTCAAAGTGTTGTTTCAAGTCCTGGATGTTAACGGGGATGGAGGCATTTGTGTCAACGACCTGACAATTGGGCTGAAGAAACTAGGAGTGCATCGCACTGAACATGAGCTCATG AGTCTTTTTAGCAGAACGCAGTGTAAGCCTGCCCAAACTCCGTTGCCAGGGGAAAAAGAGACGGAGGCTCCTGGGAACTACAGAGAGCCGCAAGCTGGTCTCCAGGAAAACACTGCACACTACCCTGACAGTAGAAATATCAGCACAAGTGTTACTCCGAAGAAGACCACAGTCTTCATTGTGATGACACCACCTCCAGATCAG aAAATAGTGAAAGCAGGAGATAAAGACCTGGACGGACAGTTAGACTTCAAGGAGTTTGTTCATTATCTCAGAGACCACGAGAAGAAACTGCGGCTGGTCTTCAAGAGCCTGGACAAGAAGAACGATG GGCGTATCGACTCGCAAGAAATCATGCAGTCTCTGCGTGACCTTGGAGTGAACATCTCTGAGGAGCAGGCTGAGAAGATCCTCAAGAG TATGGATAAGAATGGCACAATGACGATTGACTGGAATGAGTGGCGGGATTACCACCTCCTGCATCCAGCAGGCAACATTCCTGAGATCATCCTCTACTGGAAGCACTCCacg ATCTTTGATGTCGGGGAGAGTTTGTTGGTGCCTGATGAGTTCACAGCAGAAGAGAAGATAACAGGAATGTGGTGGCGACATCTAGTGGCTGGAGGGGGAGCTGGTGCTGTGTCTCGAACCTGCACTGCACCACTGGACAGGCTCAAAGTCCTCATGCAG GTTCACTCCTCCAAGAGCAACAGCATGCGCATCACTGGAGGCTTTGTCCAGATGATCCGAGAGGGCGGTGTGAGGTCACTGTGGCGAGGCAACGGCATCAATGTCATCAAAATTGCCCCCGAGTCTGCTATTAAGTTCATGGCCTATGAACAG ATGAAACGGTTAATTGGAAGTAACCAGGAGACGTTGCGCTTTACAGAGAGGCTGGTGGCCGGCTCTCTGGCTGGACTCACCGCTCAGAGCAGCATCTACCCCATGGAG gtCCTGAAGACCCGGTTGGCCCTGAGGAAGACGGGCCAGTACTCGGGCATCGTGCATTGTGCCAAACATATCTTTCAGAAGGAGGGAGTGGCTGCTTTCTACAAGGGTTATGTCCCCAACATGCTGGGCATCATCCCCTACGCTGGCATCGACCTGGCGGTCTATgag ACCCTGAAGAACTCGTGGCTGCAGCGCTACGCCACAGACAGTGCTGATCCAGGAGTGTTTGTGCTGCTGGCTTGTGGCACCACGTCCAGCACATGTGGCCAGCTGGCCAGCTACCCGCTGGCCCTGGTCCGGACCCGGATGCAGGCACAAG CTACCCTGGAGGGGGGCCCTCAGATGAACATGACCGCCCTGTTCAGACACATCATTAGGACCGAGGGGCCCAAGGGACTCTACCGAGGCCTGGCCCCCAACTTCATGAAGGTCATTCCATCCGTCAGCATCAGTTATGTGGTGTACGAGTCCCTCAAGATCAGGCTGGGGGTCCAGTCCAAGTGA